In Cyanobacterium stanieri LEGE 03274, the following proteins share a genomic window:
- the gmk gene encoding guanylate kinase — protein sequence MSEKEGKLFVITGPSGVGKGTLVRSLLKSHPQLFVSISATTRKPRQGEKEGKDYYFLSQEQFKSMIEEDNLLEWATYAGNYYGTPKQPVLEKINQGKTIILEIELLGARQVKENLPQSELIFILPPSEQELERRLRNRGSDSPEAISKRLQRAKEEILAQDEFDHKIVNDQLERAIVQLQQIII from the coding sequence ATGTCAGAAAAAGAAGGAAAATTATTTGTTATCACTGGGCCTAGTGGAGTAGGTAAAGGAACTTTGGTGCGATCGCTCCTTAAAAGTCATCCCCAATTATTTGTGTCTATTTCCGCCACCACAAGAAAACCACGCCAGGGAGAAAAAGAAGGAAAAGATTATTATTTCTTGAGCCAAGAACAATTTAAGTCCATGATAGAGGAAGATAATTTATTGGAATGGGCTACCTATGCGGGTAATTATTACGGCACTCCGAAACAACCCGTCCTCGAAAAGATTAATCAGGGTAAAACTATTATTTTAGAAATTGAACTTTTAGGGGCAAGACAGGTAAAAGAAAACCTTCCCCAATCAGAATTAATCTTTATTTTACCCCCATCAGAACAGGAATTAGAGAGGAGATTACGCAACAGGGGCAGTGATTCCCCCGAAGCCATTAGCAAACGTTTACAACGGGCCAAAGAAGAAATTCTTGCCCAAGATGAATTTGATCATAAAATCGTTAATGATCAGTTAGAAAGGGCGATCGTCCAATTACAACAAATCATCATTTAA
- the rpmB gene encoding 50S ribosomal protein L28 → MARVCQLTGRRANNGFAISHSHRRTKRLQHVNLQDKRIWWAEGNSFVRLRLSTKAIKTLDTKSVGQMAREAGIDLNKFKCS, encoded by the coding sequence ATGGCTCGTGTATGTCAACTGACAGGAAGAAGAGCAAATAATGGTTTTGCCATTTCTCACTCCCATCGTCGTACCAAAAGACTACAGCATGTTAACTTACAAGATAAAAGAATTTGGTGGGCAGAGGGCAATAGTTTTGTTAGATTACGTCTTTCTACCAAAGCCATTAAAACCCTAGACACGAAAAGTGTTGGTCAAATGGCTAGGGAAGCAGGAATCGATCTTAATAAATTTAAATGCTCCTAA